One Oryza brachyantha chromosome 3, ObraRS2, whole genome shotgun sequence DNA segment encodes these proteins:
- the LOC121053951 gene encoding protein SKIP34 has protein sequence MCEGRRLADARRPVSAAAELRRREAAADAQLAAARARLAEALAELERARARAAELQRRLEETYGKRRGLKRVAAAARERIQETRARLQERPQPEPPAGSDPAAASSSAS, from the coding sequence ATGTGCGAGGGGAGGCGGCTGGccgacgcgcggcggccggtgtcggcggcggcggagctgcggaggagggaggccgcggcggacgcgcagctggcggcggcgcgggcgcggctgGCCGAGGCGCTGGCGGAGCTGGAGCGGGCCcgggcgcgcgccgccgagctGCAGCGCCGCCTCGAGGAGACGTACGGGAAGCGGCGCGGGCTGAAGcgggtggccgccgccgcgcgggagCGGATCCAGGAgacccgcgcgcgcctccagGAGCGGCCGCAGCCGGAGCCTCCAGCCGGATCCgatcccgccgccgcgtcttcCTCCGCCTCCTAG
- the LOC102705237 gene encoding 25.3 kDa vesicle transport protein, whose product MVKLTMIARVTDGLPLAEGLDDGRDQKDADFYKQQAKLLFKNLSKGQHEASRMSIETGPYYFHYIIEGRVCYLTMCDRSYPKKLAFQYLEDLKNEFERVNGSQIETAARPYAFIKFDTFIQKTKKLYLDTRTQRNLAKLNDELYEVHQIMTRNVQEVLGVGEKLDQVTEMSTRLTSDTRIYADKAKDLNRQALIRKYAPVAIVIGVVLMLFWLKNKIW is encoded by the exons ATGGTGAAGCTGACAATGATAGCACGTGTGACTGATGGCCTTCCACTGGCAGAAGGGTTGGACGATGGGCGGGATCAGAAGGACGCTGACTTCTATAAGCAGCAAGCTAAACTTCTTTTCAAAAACTTATCAAAGGGGCAACACGAAGCCTCACGGATGTCAATTGAGACTGGGCCATACTATTTTCA TTACATTATTGAGGGGCGAGTATGTTATCTGACAATGTGTGACCGTTCTTATCCAAAGAAGCTCGCATTCCAGTACCTAGAAGatctgaaaaatgaatttgaaaGAGTAAATGGCAGTCAAATCGAAACAGCTGCAAGGCCATATGCCTTCATTAAATTTG ACACATTCATTCAGAAGACTAAGAAACTCTATTTGGATACTAGAACCCAGAGGAATCttgcaaaattaaatgatgAGCTCTATGAGGTGCATCAAATTATGACTCGCAATGTTCAAGAAGTTCTTGGTGTTGGTGAAAAATTGGACC AGGTCACTGAAATGTCAACTAGGTTGACCTCTGACACAAGAATCTATGCAGATAAGGCTAAGGATCTCAATCGCCAG GCCTTGATTCGTAAGTATGCCCCTGTTGCCATCGTGATCGGTGTAGTTTTGATGCTCTTCTGGTTGAAGAACAAGATATGGTAA
- the LOC121053800 gene encoding blue copper protein 1a-like produces the protein MASKQVLAVAAAAVALAVLLPARAAATEHMVGDSNGWALEFDYATWAAARQFMVGDTLVFKYKSPDHTVVEVGGADFAACNKTANAKEWSSGEDRVALDKEGRRWFFCGVGNHCLRNMKLKIAVLAAGAPAPEAPPPPPPSSPAGKVQARVAHAVAAAVTAAAAAMLAL, from the exons ATGGCTTCCAAGCAagtgctcgccgtcgccgccgccgccgtcgccctcgccgtcctcctcccggcgcgcgccgccgccacggagCACATGGTGGGCGACAGCAATGGCTGGGCCCTCGAGTTCGACTACGCCACCTGGGCGGCCGCCAGGCAGTTCATGGTCGGCGACACGCTAG TGTTCAAGTACAAGAGCCCCGACCAcacggtggtggaggtgggtggcgcggacttcgcggcgtgCAACAAGACGGCGAACGCCAAGGAGTGGAGCTCCGGCGAGGACCGCGTCGCGCTCGACAAGGAGGGCAGGAGGTGGTTCTTCTGCGGCGTCGGCAACCACTGCCTGAGGAACATGAAGCTCAAGatcgccgtcctcgccgccggcgcgcccgCTCCCgaggccccgccgccgccgccgccgtccagcccCGCCGGCAAGGTGCAGGCCCGCGTCGCgcacgcggtggcggcggcggtgaccgcggcggccgcggccatgCTCGCGCTCTAG